The proteins below come from a single Halictus rubicundus isolate RS-2024b chromosome 13, iyHalRubi1_principal, whole genome shotgun sequence genomic window:
- the Ssb-c31a gene encoding single stranded-binding protein c31A — MPKSKEYVSTDEDSSEEEVRPKKKQKKRESEDKEAKVSKKPEKESQQNEDTAWDLGNNRQISVRDFKGKLYVDIREMYYDKDANLKPGKKGICLNMTQWRKLLSVVEDVDKAVKSKC; from the exons ATGCCAAAGTCAAAAGAATATGTGTCTACCGACGAGGACAGCAGCGAAGag GAAGTAAGGCCAAAGAAGAAACAGAAGAAGAGAGAATCCGAGGATAAAGAGGCAAAGGTGTCGAAGAAACCAGAAAAAGAATCACAGCAAAATGAAGACACAGCCTGGGATCTTGGAAATAATCGTCAGATTAGCGTGCGAGATTTCAAAGGGAAATTATACGTCGATATTAGAGAAATGTACTACGATAAGGATGCAAATTTGAAGCCTGGGAAGAAAG GTATTTGTTTGAATATGACGCAGTGGCGGAAATTACTATCGGTAGTCGAAGATGTTGACAAAGCTGTGAAATCTAAATGCTAA